Below is a genomic region from Deltaproteobacteria bacterium.
AATTCACAAAATTCTTTTTCAAATAGAGGAATTTCTTCTCCACCGCAAAGCAGCTGACTTTCTAAAACTCTTCGAGAGGTCTCTATTTCGATTTTTCCAAGAGTCGGTCGATTGTGTGGGATAATTGTTTTATTCATTTTTTCTTGTAATAAGCAGGATAAACTTTTGCAGGATTGCCTATCACCAGAGAATAGGGAGGAATGGTTTCCTGTCTGACCACCGTTCCTGCTGCAATGACGCTATGATGGCCAATTTTGGCCCCCCCTAAAATTGCACAGTGGCTACCCACGAAAACATTTTTTCCTAACTCAATTTTTTTTCTCAAAATTTTATTCTTTTTCCCGATACATAAAAGGTGTGAATCTGCAGCATTGATTGTGACAAAAGAGGCGATATCGCAATAATTGCCTATTTTCACTTGAGTTCCCTTTGCATTCACCTCTGAAAATGCCCCAATGTACACCCCTTTTCCAACCTTCGGTGTTCCTTTGATTAATACCAAGGGATGAAAAGGGTTGGGCAGAAAATCAATCATCTTTGCAAATAAATTTTTAAAGAGATTCAGTTCCATTTTTGAAATCAGACTCCTGTATCAAGGCGTTTTTTTCAATGTTTCGAGCTGCCTTTTTACCAATTACTTTTTCATAAAGCCCAGGAGGTAAGCCAGTTCCAGGCCTTTTGAGGCCTATATTCTCTAGGCTGAATAATTCATCTTTCAAAATTTTTCGTAACGAAACAATAGATCGGCGTGCAAT
It encodes:
- a CDS encoding acyltransferase; this translates as MELNLFKNLFAKMIDFLPNPFHPLVLIKGTPKVGKGVYIGAFSEVNAKGTQVKIGNYCDIASFVTINAADSHLLCIGKKNKILRKKIELGKNVFVGSHCAILGGAKIGHHSVIAAGTVVRQETIPPYSLVIGNPAKVYPAYYKKK